GGTTTAAGTTGCAAAACCATTCGTGAGGAAATGGTGACAATACTTTTCTCTTCAAGCCAAGACGTTGGTGCACGTTGTGGCAAAAATGTGACAAGTTAAATTTTTAGTTGAAATAGCTGAGTTGCTGTTGAGCATCCAGTGTATTAATACAATACTGTAAAGGGTCACCAGTAGATTTTGGACTTACTGCTACCAAAGTGAAGGTCACATTAACAGCCCCCACACCCAGAGTCAGGTATTTGGCCTGGTCAAACTTTGCTTGGAACATTCTGGTGGAATAATTAATGAtctggaagaagaaaacaggaacTGACTTTAATTTGGGTTACTGGGACATGTTTTAGTGCTTTTTAGGAATGTAGAGCTGCAGTAGTGGAATAACACAGTGCCCCAGAATCCGAGTGGGAGCTGGTTAGAAGTGCTGAGGCTGAATAATTTAATGAACAAATATCACTGCAGCTCGGCATTCACATGATAATGAAAGAGAAGCTTTAATCACCAAAGAAGAAACTCGTTTAGTTGCTAAATTTACCGCATTGAATCCAGACAGCTGGCTCCCCAAGTTGACAACCAGGACAATGATGATGGGCTGCTTGTAGCTGCGCTTCTTGAAGAACTCGCGTGTGGTGACGCCGCTCTCGGCGTGTGCAGCctcttccttcatttctttcagCTCAGCAAACACCTTGTCTGTGCTGCCTCTCAGCCTCAGCAGAGCTGCAGGGTTAAAATATCTTAAAAGCTGTTGGAGGTGCAGCTATAGTACAGTGTGCTTTAAATGCATTGAAAAACTTTGATACTACTGATGTAGGAACCCTGTTCGGCAGCTACAGTATCTATTTCCAGTTTAATGAAAACAGTGTGACCAGTAAAGTCAACATCTGCAGCGGGACCCACCGGCCTCAGCGTTGCTCTCCTCCCCCCGGTTGATGAGAAGGTAACGAGGGCTCTCGGGGCAGAAAGGCAGGACCAGGTACTGTGCCAGAGCTGGGATGAGTGACAGGGACAACATCATGGCCCAGTAGTGCTCCGTGCCCAGCACTGTCTCAAGACTAGCCACCTGCAGCAAACAAATACAGGGACTTTCTAAATGACACTTTATTCATGTCATTTCTCTGGATCCAAAACGGTCCCAGTTAGAAGTTTAGTAACAGTTACTTCATAAAGATGCCTTTGTTCTACTTAATGAGATAATAGTGGTAAGAGCGAAGAAGGAATGCTCGAACGTCAGGATGTTTCTCGTCAGCATCACCCACAAAAACGACTCGAGCTTGTGGTGATTAATCACAATttaacaccaaaacaaaatctCCATCTTTAcatggaggaaaagaagaaaagcacgAACACTAAAAAAGTCTTAGGACAACCGGCAAAGACATGATTGATAGTGTATTAGCAGCCTAATAAATTGGACGAGTCCAGTTAAGTCAGCAAATCCAAATATTGACCATCTCAACATGCAAGTTAAAGCGAACACATCATTAATAAAAGATAAATCACTGAGTGACTCAAATTAGAGAGAAATCTTTGTCCAAGACCACTGGATCTTACAGTCACTGCACATCTGTATGTGGAGACTGactgtgttttctaaatgtagaCATCTGACCCCAACTAAAATCGGCATCAGCCAACTCATGATGTCTTCGTCCTCACCATTCCCACTAGGATGCCAGAGGCAAAGGACACCTGGTTGAGTGTAGCAAAGGCTCCTCTGAGATTGGTGGGGGATACTTCCTGGATGTAAAGGGGATTAAGGCTCATCACCAGGCCACAGAACAGACCGAACACCAACCGTCCCAGGATGAGGACCTCGAACGATTTGCTCGCTTTAGAGGCGGACATCAGGCATGCTCccaccacagacagacagttgaCTATTAAGATGGAGTTACGTCTGAAGGAGAaggacacaaatgaaaacagtgagacaatgatgaaataaaattcTAAAGTGCTTCTTCTGCCCTTTTTTACCTGCCATAAGAATCCGCTAAATATTTTACTCCCAACGTGCCCAACAAGGCTCCCAAGTCCTTAATGCTGACAGAGAGCGACCAGAGGAGGGTCAGGCTGTGGTCTGGCATCGACTGGTTGTGCCTGGCTCTCCAAGTGTGGTTAAAGAACTCTTCAATGATCTGAAACATGGTAAAGAGATGGGTTACATCAGAAAACTCAATGGTGCTCTTGACTTAATTCAGGGGTGTTTTAAAGGATAAGAACGTGTTGAGAGAAATATAGAAAGCTGAAGGTTTGTGATGGACTAAATTTACCTCACTTGTCAAAGTGTAGTAAAGTCTACCTGTGAAAAAGCAAAGTCCTGCCAGCCCAGGAGAGCCAGGCCTGGAGCTGTGCCTggacatttcagtgtttttatggaGGCTTGAGAGTCGGCTGTGTTCATTTGTCTGCTGTGATTTATGGTCCCGTGTTGTTGTTCTATACTTGAGTTGCATTTAAAGACTATTGCTCTGTAAGATCTTTTTGCAGCTTTGCTTCAGGGTCTGAGTGAATAAATATGCTTATTTGGaaccattattttaaatgaaggaGTTAGTATTTTTTTTCAGGCAGCTAATCTGATATTTATGTAAAAGTGCATCATAGTCACATCGATAATTAAACATTTccacaaaagagacaaaacttGCAGTATCGAGAACttctaaaataaaagtattgttGTTAGTATTAACTAACATCAGGTAATATTTCAACCTTTCAGCTCACCTTGCCTGGAGCGTTGACATTGCCGGTATGGTAGCCGATCTGTAGGGAGCCAAGCACCACAGCCAAGATGGAGGTCAGGAGCATGGCTGTCAGATGGCTCTGCCGTGACAGTGTTGGTAAGTGAAAtttattactttacattttaacttCTCAGCATTCAACAGGGAAAATGTCTCAAATAAGTCAAATTTACTCATATCAGGCAGATTTCCTGAGAGTTTagcttttgcattttaaatgacatggtgtaaaatttaatattttttttaatcaaaattatttaaacaatgtaAAGTTTTCTGTGCAGCACAGATTTAAAACATGTGAACTCAGCTCAGTGACTAATCTCACTGACTCTTCATGGTTTCCCCAATTTGAACATGCATGTGACAAATCTGTAAAGGTCAAGGCAGGAACAGCAGCATGTTCACACACTGGCAAGACGTCCAGTATTTTAATTAACCACAAGTGAGTGTTAGTCTCTGTGTGTCACTGATCagctgtaaaaatattaaaacaaacctCCTCTGATGCCATTTGATCTGGTGAGATGGGGTATCACTCCTTCAGAATGTAGGTGCATTTATTTTCCTCCGGTTTTATCTTCAGTGAAAACCCAAGTGTTGCCAGAGTTTAAATAAAGAAGTAGAGGATTTGACATTTGCTTATGTTGACAAATAATATTAGTACATGTAAGATAACAATTTAAAGTCATCACAATATTGTATAATTGTCATACACAATAAGTGTAGTGTGTGGaagttgttattttacttaTACACAGACATTCAGAGGAATGTTTCAGcataagcaataaaaaaaaataatcatctgtGCATCAAAAAAATTAATCAGTAAATTTCTatgttaatgtctttttctgtattgcTGTATTCTGACTTACCTGTATCCTGGAGTAAAGCCCACTGCAGGTCTTGTCcacaaatataaatagaaaaatggaAAACCAGTACAGCTTTTATACTTTGTGCAGCATGCAaagaattaaaatgttgaatatCAGCCTCTACTTATCAATATTATCTATATCTAACGTTCCCACCACTGTTCCCGAGTGTCAAACCTCGATCTAGTCTCGTTTCAGATATGACTGTCTCAGTTTTTCTTCACGAAGACACTGCtgcaaaccacacacacacacacacacacacacacacacacacaaacacacacacacacacacacacacacacacacacacacacacacacacacacacacacactggaccAGTGAGTCCGGTGATGAAGTCACACCCAGCTGGTGAATTTGAGACACACTTGTCAGAGTAGCAGAATAGCTGTGGCCTCCTCTGGTTCTCATTGACCAGCTGATCTACATCCTCAGTTCTAACTGACTGTGGATCGGTCGGTCTGCTGCACCAACGCCTTAAACTAACCTTGTTGGAGAGAACACAACTGTTCCCAAGTCAGCATTAGGCAGCAATTTATTTCCTTTTGGAACACTCAATAGGTATTTGGCAGTAACGCAACACAATAACACgctgtgtgcgtctgtgtgggGTTGTAACTATCTTTGTCTGTGTACTGTGAAGATGTTCACAGAAAAGGACGTCTCCTGAGTGTCAGAACAACAGGGGAACACCTAATATACCTAGCTGTCTTTCTAGGAACTAAGAAAAtagtaaataagtaagtaattATCACATGTTTCTGAATTTATCCAACAATTGTCAATGACAATTGTATAGGACAAATCCTACGAGCAATGACAATTGTTTTTACAGACCCATACAGCAGCATAATTAATTGTAGAGTTGCAGATATTAGTCGCTTAGTTGACTGAATGAAAGGTTTTGAAACAAACCAAGCAGTTTGAGGACATCACAATGCTCCCTATGTCAGCATATCTGTATATGAGCAGATAATCAGTaattgaaaatggaaaaaatctTTCACAGCAACCCTAATTCAATGCACACTGGGTGTTTTTAAGAAGAGTTATTAACATCTGTCGTGCAATGCTGTGACAAATTAGCCACAGATTGGACCTGGGTGAAATAGTTGTGTGCACTTCCCCCCTGTCCTGTGACGTCGACCCTGTTGCTGGCCTAAAATGCTCCTTGTTATCTGTCATAGACGTATCAGTTTCCAAAATCTGCCAGTTCATTCTGGACCTGTGACAGAAGCAACATGCACAGACTGGATCAGCATGATCCCAAAATCAGACTGAGCTTGATCAGAGATAAATAAGCACAACTCATATGAGGGGGAGCGATGGAGCATTAGGAGCTAAAACCATCTGGGcctgatgtgtttgtttgtatgatCAGGTCACTCGAGTTCACATTttagtgtacagtatgtgatggtgaacagatttgtgtgtgggcctgtattttacagtatatttatgtgGAGCAAAACTTTTAATGAATGATAAATATTATATCCTTTATTCCATGAAGCTAATATACACACTTTATCCACTGTTTTCCACCTATGAAGTCATTTAGTACTTGAATCTCATTACTTcagttttatggttttgttttatttccatctcATAAATTAAAGTCGTCTTTACTGGCATGTCCCGTGTTTGTTAACATGCATCAGTGAAATTTAATCAAATCTGGTCTTATCAAATTACTGTTACACCAGTAAATCGAGACAGTGATATATACTATCACTGTCTCGATTTACTGATAGTATATGCACATAGTCCTTCATGTCTAGGCTATAGTTGTAGTCAGAAGATTACAGTCCATACTTTATAATAGACATGAATTTTAATCAATACCAAACCAAAGGTGGCCATCAACAAGAATTCTGGCTGCATTTCACTCCTGAATGTTCGGTTAAATCAATCTGCAGATTTTCAGCAGGGTAAGCAAAGGCATTGAAAGCTGCCTCATAGCACGCTACTGCTCAACAGTAGCTGCAGTGTTCTTGGGATTGAGAGTCTCACCTTGGAGTCATTGTGGCCAAACCACTCAGTCTTTGTCTCATCTAACCATAAAACTTTAATCCAgaaggattttattttgtccatgtgATAATCTTCCAAATTTAGCTCAGCTTGAAGATGTGGATCTTTGGAGCAGGGGCCTCTGTcttggatgtttttgttttttgtttcttttagcCCATGGTGCTGTAAAACTCTTGAGCAGCAGCTAGGTCATGGCAGACCTGTGTCCTGATGGTTCCTCGGTTGCTCCTGACCAGCCAAACTAATTTCCTGACTGGCCAACTGTGGCGCACAGTGTGGGTCTTCTTCCAGACTTTGGCGCAGTGACTACACCTTCCAATAACTTATTTGAACTGATGAACCGTATGTTGTGTTGGTGAAACTCCAATATTTCCATGACATTCATGTCCATAATGAACGTATGTagactgtatgtgtgcacacgAGCCATTACCACTTAATAACAAGGTTATATGTGACTTAGCAAAATGAAATCATGACGTCAGTGCATGCTCGCCTGCCTGCTGAACAAATCCAAATGGGCAGTAAAGGCTTCTCGCTGCCAGGATGCAaaagccaaataaataaaaggttggaagaaaaaaaaaaactaccataaTTTTGGTTGAGGAAACATTCCCTAGCCTCACCACAAACCACATGATTTGTGCCTGAAAATAACAGTtataataaaacttaaaaaagtgaaatatgtgcaaataaatactAAGTGGCCTGTGAGCAATGAAGGTGATGAAAAGCAGATCGTTTTAATTCAGAGAGCTGCACAGCACTGACTCATGTGTGAAATACTCGGGTTTtatcaaagacagaaaacacacacagacttccCATAAAACTTTAGACCTAAAATAAAGGGTAGTTTAATATTGCAAAACTTTATTTCTTAAcattgtaaattatttataattattttccaGACTACTGATAAGTaggaaactttatttttgaaatCTCTCCATCATGAACGTTGCatcttttgctttatttttaacattaaagaAGAGAGGACATCTGTGTTTAAATCAACCCAATTAACaggtttttctgtgtctcttctaTTTTTCTAAGAATTAAAATCTCAACAACAAATTCAGTAAAAACTAACAGGGATTTAATTTGTGATTCTACAAAGATTGGTTTGTGTTAGGGTGTAAAATACAGTGTCCACCTGCAAGCTGTGTTCTTGCAGCTGAGTTGTCAATCAGTGCGGGGATACGCCTGTCTGgaacttgacctttgaccctcgTGTCTCTCTCCTGACAAGCAACCCCCGTGACCCTGCACTCATGCTGCTGGGCAGGTGCTGCTGCAGGCACAGAGGGCATCAGGCACAAATGGTGAGCAGGGTGCACCATCATCCCCCCACTGCTAATGCTTGGCTATCATACAAGCTAATGGCCCTCTCTAATTACCTGTAATGGTGTATTTGATCTGTGTCTAAGTGTTTCAAGGCGCCGGGAGGAAAGAAAACTATGCAAAATTACTAATCACTATCAAAGCATGTGAGGCATGTAAAATAGTAGACTATTGTACTGGGGAACCCCTACCTGGACTGATACCCCGCTCACATGTTCCCAGAGCCTAGGATTACATCTTAAcagtttttaaagacatttataaTGATATGAAAAAGAATCCACTGGATCTTTTTGTGTGGAcatcttaaatatttgttattatcAAGATGTTAAGTGAAtaattcacatacagtattttaataaataacatgaacCTGATGTGTTCATGTCTAAATGGTAGAAAACAGGTTTAAAGATCTTTATCAGGAGAAAACTCTCCTGATAAACATCATACAGCACCTGTACTGCCCACATTTCACTTTCAAAACCCAAATTCCAGTCCTCACCTATGAAACCCCCTTGGCAAACCTGCTACCCGCCACCCCACCTTTaacaaaggagaaaacacacacacacacacacacatctttaagCAGCTGCGTCATTATAAAACTCTTTTGAACTTCACACTGGAAGTCAAAAGCCACATGTGTCAGTACAAGACAGATGTAGTGCAGCTGCCTCTTGGCTCCAATTTCATCTGTGATacacccctccccccctccaCCAGCAAACCTCACCCCAAAACCCTCCACCTCCCATCATGCACTCTGAGCATCCGCACCTTTGAAGTCTCATCTCTAAATCAAAGCATctcacagagcacacacacatcaacagtgTAGTTCTGACACTGAAACA
The Anabas testudineus chromosome 22, fAnaTes1.2, whole genome shotgun sequence DNA segment above includes these coding regions:
- the LOC113148458 gene encoding solute carrier family 2, facilitated glucose transporter member 1, whose amino-acid sequence is MTPSNKFHLPTLSRQSHLTAMLLTSILAVVLGSLQIGYHTGNVNAPGKIIEEFFNHTWRARHNQSMPDHSLTLLWSLSVSIKDLGALLGTLGVKYLADSYGRRNSILIVNCLSVVGACLMSASKASKSFEVLILGRLVFGLFCGLVMSLNPLYIQEVSPTNLRGAFATLNQVSFASGILVGMVASLETVLGTEHYWAMMLSLSLIPALAQYLVLPFCPESPRYLLINRGEESNAEAALLRLRGSTDKVFAELKEMKEEAAHAESGVTTREFFKKRSYKQPIIIVLVVNLGSQLSGFNAIINYSTRMFQAKFDQAKYLTLGVGAVNVTFTLVAFFLMERAGRKRLLLTGFISIAVCNLLMTIVDSVLHLVPELRSLQVLLVFCLISAYELGPGPISWFIAAELFDQPGRPIAMAFTSMLNWGGKFVLALLFPPLLKVCGVYIYLLFMTVALLAFIFTWIRLPETKGRTFDDIAEEFRGAEGIPLHNKAGFNTFT